In Pedobacter heparinus DSM 2366, the following are encoded in one genomic region:
- a CDS encoding glutaminyl-peptide cyclotransferase gives MHFGQVKNTIGRAALPFCLLFSLLFVIACKDSATVPGIAFKFPEQGQSFGLGEDVKIGLDVPEGTTITSATYLLDGKAVATKPNGEAVSVNTKGLSLGYKLITAVVDNGSKKDTLTINIELKSALKPELYGYQVVKTLPHDTSAYTQGLEYHNGRFLESTGQEQHSTLRWVDVASGKVLQQIKLEDQYFGEGSSLVGDKVVMLTWQNKLGLIFDAKSFKQLSTFPYQSSMEGWGLCFDGIQLIKSDGTNRLWFLNKDTYKEERSIEVYDNNGPVDSLNELEYIDGKIYANVYTKNIIVVIDPESGVIEKQIDFSGLLPADYFKTDDERGNNVLNGIAWDKAGKRLFVTGKKWPHLFEVKLVPKK, from the coding sequence ATGCATTTTGGCCAAGTTAAAAATACCATAGGCAGGGCGGCACTGCCGTTTTGTTTGCTGTTTAGTTTATTGTTTGTGATCGCCTGTAAGGACAGCGCAACTGTACCGGGAATTGCGTTTAAATTTCCTGAGCAGGGCCAGTCGTTCGGACTTGGCGAGGACGTAAAGATTGGACTGGATGTTCCTGAAGGGACAACTATCACCTCTGCTACCTATTTGCTGGACGGCAAAGCAGTGGCCACAAAGCCCAATGGCGAAGCGGTTTCTGTAAATACCAAGGGGCTTTCATTAGGCTACAAGCTGATTACAGCAGTAGTGGACAATGGCAGTAAAAAAGATACGCTGACGATTAATATAGAACTTAAATCGGCCCTGAAGCCTGAACTGTATGGTTACCAGGTGGTAAAGACCTTGCCGCATGATACTTCGGCCTATACCCAGGGCCTGGAATATCATAATGGCCGGTTTCTGGAAAGTACAGGTCAGGAGCAGCATTCGACCTTACGCTGGGTTGATGTTGCATCAGGAAAAGTATTACAGCAGATCAAACTGGAAGACCAGTACTTTGGTGAAGGCTCGAGTCTGGTTGGGGATAAAGTGGTCATGCTGACCTGGCAAAATAAGCTGGGTTTGATATTTGATGCAAAATCATTTAAACAATTGTCTACTTTCCCTTATCAGTCCAGCATGGAGGGGTGGGGCTTGTGTTTTGATGGAATTCAGCTGATCAAATCAGATGGCACGAATAGACTCTGGTTCCTGAATAAAGATACCTATAAGGAAGAACGTTCGATAGAAGTTTATGACAACAATGGCCCTGTAGATTCGTTGAACGAGCTGGAATACATAGATGGTAAGATCTATGCGAACGTGTATACCAAGAATATCATTGTAGTGATTGATCCTGAATCAGGAGTAATTGAAAAACAGATTGATTTTTCAGGTCTGCTGCCTGCAGATTATTTTAAAACCGATGACGAGCGGGGGAACAATGTGCTGAACGGAATTGCCTGGGACAAGGCAGGTAAACGCTTGTTTGTGACGGGGAAAAAATGGCCACATCTGTTTGAGGTGAAGCTGGTTCCTAAGAAATAA